In Treponema vincentii, a single window of DNA contains:
- a CDS encoding MFS transporter, whose product MIHILLAIIYAAFISLGLPDALLGSAWPAMYRELSVPVSYSGAIFMIIAGGTIVSSIQSDRLTKIFGAGKVTAFSVLITAAALFGFSVSHSYSALCLWAIPYGLGAGSVDASLNNYVAVHYASRHMSCYPCDTCTIRER is encoded by the coding sequence ATGATACATATATTGCTCGCAATTATTTACGCAGCGTTTATCAGTCTTGGGCTGCCGGATGCTCTGTTAGGTTCCGCATGGCCGGCGATGTATCGAGAACTTTCAGTCCCCGTGTCCTATTCCGGTGCTATTTTTATGATTATTGCAGGCGGGACTATTGTTTCCAGCATCCAAAGCGACCGGTTGACAAAGATTTTCGGTGCCGGAAAAGTAACGGCATTCAGTGTTTTGATAACAGCAGCGGCACTCTTCGGTTTTTCGGTCAGCCATTCCTATAGTGCACTGTGCCTGTGGGCGATACCATACGGACTCGGTGCCGGAAGTGTTGATGCATCCCTCAACAATTATGTAGCAGTGCATTATGCCAGCAGGCACATGAGCTGTTATCCATGCGACACCTGCACAATTCGGGAAAGATAA
- a CDS encoding alpha-amylase family glycosyl hydrolase produces MAQVFSDKVFYHIYALGMGNCPKRNDFACPAGDIFEKLAGRLDEVRALGCNALLIGPVFESTAHGYDTVDYYHVERRLGNNERFKEFCRLCHEKGFAVVLDAVFNHTGRNFFAFKDIQRHGYGSAYKDWYVNLDFSRRSAQGDCFEYEGWAGCKDLVKLNGDSGAVREHLFGAVKMWIEEFGIDGLRLDAADVLSKNFLDALGAFCRSIKPDFWLMGEVVHGDYAEWARNNRLDSVTNYQIYKALWSCLNDQNMYELSYNLDKEYNSERGMYRDSALYNFVDNHDVNRAVSALNKPEQHIHLLYGLLFTIPGIPSIYYGSEYGIRGVRSHNCDYELRPPLPPFGELPDFTAPGFDAGFIRTSITTFAKIRRQHPALQRGSYRQEFVANRQFGFWREYREYNEEKILIIVNADFAQSFVSLHTIPAGEYESLTDGRVYHSDALKGLQMPPCSILILRRK; encoded by the coding sequence ATGGCTCAAGTTTTTTCAGATAAGGTTTTTTATCATATTTATGCGCTGGGGATGGGGAATTGTCCTAAGCGGAATGACTTTGCGTGTCCGGCGGGGGATATTTTTGAGAAACTGGCGGGGCGGTTGGATGAGGTTCGGGCGTTGGGGTGTAATGCGCTGCTGATTGGGCCGGTGTTTGAGTCAACGGCGCATGGGTATGATACGGTGGATTATTATCATGTGGAGCGCCGGTTGGGGAATAATGAGCGGTTTAAGGAGTTTTGCCGTCTGTGCCATGAGAAGGGCTTTGCGGTGGTGCTGGATGCGGTGTTTAATCATACGGGGCGGAATTTTTTTGCGTTTAAGGATATTCAGCGGCATGGATACGGCAGCGCCTATAAGGATTGGTATGTCAATCTTGATTTTTCCCGGCGGAGTGCGCAGGGGGATTGCTTTGAGTATGAAGGCTGGGCCGGCTGCAAGGATTTGGTCAAGCTGAATGGCGATAGCGGCGCAGTGCGGGAGCATCTCTTTGGTGCAGTAAAAATGTGGATTGAAGAGTTTGGGATAGACGGACTCAGGCTTGATGCGGCGGATGTGTTAAGCAAAAACTTCCTTGATGCGTTGGGGGCTTTTTGCCGAAGTATTAAGCCTGATTTTTGGCTGATGGGTGAGGTGGTGCATGGCGACTATGCCGAATGGGCGCGGAACAACAGGCTTGATTCGGTAACAAATTATCAAATTTACAAAGCGCTCTGGTCGTGTTTGAATGATCAGAATATGTATGAGCTTTCGTATAATTTGGACAAGGAATACAATAGCGAAAGAGGAATGTACAGGGACAGTGCATTGTATAATTTTGTGGATAACCACGATGTAAACCGCGCGGTTAGTGCGCTCAACAAGCCGGAGCAGCATATCCATCTTTTGTACGGACTGCTTTTTACCATTCCCGGTATTCCGTCTATTTATTACGGCAGTGAGTACGGCATCAGAGGGGTTCGGAGCCATAATTGCGATTATGAACTGCGTCCGCCGCTCCCGCCGTTCGGTGAGCTTCCGGATTTTACCGCTCCCGGTTTTGATGCAGGATTTATCCGCACCTCGATTACAACATTTGCAAAGATACGCAGACAGCATCCCGCCTTACAGCGCGGTTCGTACCGGCAGGAGTTTGTTGCAAACCGGCAATTCGGCTTTTGGCGCGAATATCGCGAATATAATGAAGAAAAAATATTGATTATCGTGAATGCGGATTTTGCTCAAAGCTTTGTTTCGCTGCATACCATCCCGGCAGGTGAGTATGAGAGCTTGACGGATGGGCGCGTCTATCATTCCGATGCGTTAAAAGGGCTGCAAATGCCTCCGTGTTCGATACTGATATTGCGGAGGAAGTGA
- a CDS encoding putative glycoside hydrolase, which produces MKRLLIVLAFITAMSVHAQDFLLAGTRDGLYKLTAVSTQKIWDTMAVRKIIRSGNTWFFLTDSGITRSDNLTKFDYINDGLPIKVIKKITDGEKSFIKKPQMLKDLETHPSRPGTLITATNSAVFLSEDGGRHWRNLGCHTPVNGLKAVCVLDLPDAQGNPQLTVLASHSIYGAAWKQPSVSDKWQPLSEGLVPGPESDEEISDIVVYTHQQKQEVYATQTFTGKLYQLDWSAKRFNAVSDWTDSIADARCIDGLSPAAMSIVGTKNGGLFEIPLVLPAPAPNRLKGIELTLKRIASKPLSAWIPQRMTRLGKAVSLSELWLFDEGEKTRKTDYLRRAAGRKGVYLPAHQARTATGLKRYFDLLEQNKLDTLVIDMKDDFGFVRYDSQDEEIQAVGAVRPFIQLEDFTAKAKERKVYLVARIVVFKDKQLYRYRKNLYAIKDKSGNPWQGYKTVDGILEPIEEYWVDPYNENVWKYNTAIAQELIRRGFDEVQFDYIRFPTDGENLYAARYPAQEQGMDKESAIMSFLAYAREKIHAPISIDIYGANGWYRTGARTGQEVEVLADYVDVICPMFYPSHFRQSFLAQKPPEERPYRIYQQGSYRNKIIAHNKVVIRPWTQAFYIPVSYDRKYYNEDYVQRQVIGIKDSIDEGYAYWNNSGRYADIRPDGLPLPQK; this is translated from the coding sequence ATGAAACGGCTGTTGATTGTTTTGGCATTTATTACTGCGATGTCGGTTCATGCGCAGGATTTTCTTCTGGCGGGTACGCGAGACGGATTATATAAACTTACCGCCGTGTCCACCCAAAAAATTTGGGATACGATGGCCGTACGGAAAATTATTAGAAGTGGGAATACATGGTTTTTCCTCACCGATAGCGGCATTACGCGGTCAGATAATTTAACGAAATTTGATTATATCAACGACGGCCTTCCGATAAAGGTGATAAAAAAGATAACCGACGGCGAAAAATCCTTCATAAAAAAACCTCAGATGCTGAAAGATTTGGAAACCCATCCGTCCCGTCCCGGTACTCTTATTACCGCAACAAACAGCGCCGTGTTTTTAAGCGAAGATGGTGGCAGGCATTGGCGCAACCTCGGCTGCCATACTCCGGTCAACGGGTTAAAGGCCGTATGCGTGCTTGACCTGCCGGATGCGCAGGGAAATCCGCAGCTTACCGTTCTTGCATCGCACTCTATCTACGGAGCGGCATGGAAGCAACCGTCCGTCTCCGACAAATGGCAGCCTTTAAGTGAGGGGCTTGTACCCGGGCCGGAAAGCGATGAAGAAATTTCCGATATTGTCGTATATACCCATCAGCAAAAACAGGAAGTGTATGCTACGCAAACATTTACCGGTAAACTGTACCAACTCGATTGGTCGGCAAAGCGCTTTAATGCCGTTTCTGACTGGACGGACAGCATCGCCGATGCGCGCTGTATCGACGGACTGAGCCCCGCTGCAATGTCCATCGTTGGCACGAAAAATGGCGGTTTGTTTGAAATACCGCTCGTACTGCCGGCGCCCGCTCCCAACCGGCTGAAGGGAATAGAACTTACACTTAAACGTATTGCCTCAAAGCCGCTCTCGGCGTGGATACCGCAGCGGATGACGCGACTCGGTAAAGCGGTGAGCCTTTCGGAATTGTGGCTGTTCGATGAGGGAGAAAAGACACGGAAAACGGACTATCTCCGCCGCGCTGCGGGACGGAAAGGAGTCTATCTACCGGCGCATCAGGCACGGACAGCCACCGGTTTGAAGCGCTATTTCGATCTGCTTGAACAAAATAAACTCGATACACTCGTTATCGATATGAAAGATGATTTCGGCTTCGTCCGCTACGACTCACAGGATGAAGAAATACAGGCGGTGGGGGCGGTGCGTCCCTTTATCCAGCTTGAAGACTTTACCGCAAAAGCGAAAGAACGTAAGGTGTACCTCGTTGCCCGCATTGTTGTCTTCAAGGATAAGCAGCTGTATCGATACCGAAAAAATTTATATGCGATAAAAGATAAAAGCGGCAATCCGTGGCAGGGCTATAAAACCGTTGACGGAATTCTAGAGCCGATTGAAGAATATTGGGTAGACCCCTACAACGAAAATGTATGGAAGTACAATACGGCAATTGCTCAAGAACTGATTCGGAGAGGTTTTGATGAAGTTCAGTTCGACTATATCCGTTTTCCCACCGATGGGGAAAATCTCTATGCGGCACGGTACCCTGCACAAGAGCAGGGCATGGATAAGGAAAGCGCCATCATGTCTTTTCTCGCCTATGCTCGGGAAAAAATCCACGCACCGATTTCAATCGATATTTACGGGGCGAACGGATGGTACCGTACCGGAGCGCGCACGGGGCAAGAAGTTGAAGTGCTTGCCGACTATGTGGATGTGATATGCCCGATGTTTTATCCCAGCCATTTCCGGCAAAGTTTTCTGGCGCAAAAGCCGCCAGAGGAACGCCCGTACCGCATTTATCAGCAAGGCTCCTACCGGAATAAAATTATTGCACACAATAAGGTAGTTATCCGGCCGTGGACGCAAGCATTTTACATTCCCGTATCGTACGACAGAAAGTATTATAATGAAGATTATGTGCAGCGACAGGTTATCGGCATTAAGGATTCCATTGATGAAGGCTATGCCTACTGGAATAATTCCGGCCGTTACGCCGACATCCGCCCAGACGGCCTCCCGCTGCCACAGAAATAG
- a CDS encoding IspD/TarI family cytidylyltransferase has protein sequence MTTNNAVLITAAGSSQRFGEKKEFLSLHSDTHTSVLSACLYAFTSAGFFSRYVITVPQGKVETAYSLLATDIRLSSFFDTHQGSLDIVEGGASRQESVYKGLLTLADKNITCILVHDGARPWVSGEVITSVLMATEQYGAAVPAIPVTDTQKEVDETGKIIRHLRRDRLAAVQTPQGFRFESLLYAHRQACNDGKTYTDDSEIYARYCGTVYICPGSRENKKITYREDL, from the coding sequence ATGACGACGAATAATGCCGTTCTGATTACAGCTGCCGGAAGTTCCCAACGGTTCGGAGAAAAAAAAGAATTTCTTTCCTTACATTCCGATACGCATACATCGGTACTGTCTGCCTGTCTCTATGCTTTTACATCGGCAGGATTTTTTAGCCGTTATGTCATAACTGTGCCGCAGGGTAAAGTTGAAACTGCCTATTCACTGCTTGCTACAGATATACGGCTCTCCTCCTTTTTCGATACACATCAAGGTAGTCTCGATATTGTTGAAGGGGGAGCAAGCCGGCAGGAGTCGGTGTACAAGGGGCTGTTAACGCTTGCGGATAAAAACATAACCTGTATACTGGTACACGACGGAGCGCGGCCATGGGTTTCCGGCGAAGTGATTACTTCAGTATTGATGGCAACCGAACAATACGGAGCGGCAGTCCCTGCCATACCCGTAACGGATACACAAAAAGAAGTGGACGAAACGGGAAAGATTATCCGGCATCTTAGAAGAGACCGGCTCGCCGCCGTACAAACGCCGCAAGGGTTCCGCTTTGAATCGTTGCTCTACGCCCACCGCCAAGCCTGCAATGACGGCAAAACCTACACCGACGACAGCGAGATCTACGCACGATACTGCGGAACTGTTTACATCTGCCCCGGATCACGGGAAAACAAGAAAATCACTTATCGCGAAGACCTTTAA
- the ispF gene encoding 2-C-methyl-D-erythritol 2,4-cyclodiphosphate synthase produces MIRIGLGYDLHTLVEGRPLILGGVHIPFGKGEAGHSDGDVLLHALADSLLGAACLGDIGELFPPNDPQWKNADSRMLLKTVWERILTAGWQLENADCVIAIQKPKILPYREAIRRSIAEILSVEIDQIFVKAKTGEGVGIIGSGTAAAVWCTCLLSR; encoded by the coding sequence ATGATACGAATTGGCTTAGGTTATGACCTCCACACCCTTGTTGAAGGCAGACCGTTAATCTTAGGCGGGGTTCATATTCCTTTTGGAAAAGGGGAAGCGGGGCATTCGGACGGGGATGTACTACTCCATGCGCTTGCGGATTCCTTGCTCGGAGCTGCTTGTCTTGGCGACATCGGCGAGCTTTTCCCGCCGAATGATCCGCAGTGGAAGAATGCCGACTCCCGGATGCTCCTAAAAACGGTGTGGGAACGGATCCTGACAGCAGGCTGGCAGCTTGAAAACGCCGATTGCGTTATTGCGATCCAAAAGCCGAAAATTCTGCCGTACCGCGAGGCAATCCGCCGGTCTATTGCGGAAATTCTATCGGTAGAAATCGATCAAATTTTTGTCAAAGCAAAAACCGGCGAAGGGGTCGGCATTATCGGCAGCGGTACGGCCGCCGCCGTGTGGTGCACCTGTCTTCTTTCGCGGTAA
- a CDS encoding SpiroCoCo family coiled-coil protein translates to MSMQLLASAITLMLSLMLILFFRQMDKNSRSIEKAKKYGDRVKDEIEGFVKERTQNLRDAAIELDAKLSQAIAAVNRLDSIYNDFMKKSDVLTARSSSIDAIEKNVAGAEETIKTVMDMAALAEKNLARVSQESDFVDSLAKKITDARSELNHISKLMPEMQDSFYKQNREHLQMLEEQLTAGFNNTISAFENRVTGAEKKSAELLEVTSIQLNDLYKKAFTEASKKAQNLGDESFAKLQNQMEMQMQHYKSVLDDRSAALEAEITAGMTENKALAQKFKQDWQEEADKLESSLHSKFSAAEIAFTQRITNLEKGLEKTEADMQNTNRQLDSRLTEFETGLNTRLEKTAAKAAQSLTALSQSADTKFAEYKKQAAYYYEKFDKSIAGIDKLSAEMEKAQESVKDRLLQDFGKHTYTMQEKYNGFEKHFSERANALAGRLQEITEQLNVLREESQAALSEKLHTFETDFSSELTRRSDALSGDIQKLRNDVTERLALMGSESESARKDLEDAYKQDLKARLAQTAEEYKGHFAKFKEDIAAIEEGIAKRITASDEALLAYNTQFKNMMDQTKEKAQTYMRNELSGLKLELQESMRQQSVEVENVTKEVKNWLDTVKQESGGQLDAAKADFETWKARIDQQLAEMRTTVDEKVANFTASTERAIEGIGSKYTSYYKDFSVKSDEALKLMQQRINDLNAKVQSAEEEFSAQVRSVTETFTRDAEQATNELDKRINNATGEANHSLDNIRELVHGLRSEVEETQHDLFEKIRRDSEQLTETVEEIDKRQNAFITQTRVFDRADELKADLEQNIEKLKAEVTRFEIYRNTMDDLNLKYEKVTHLEEEATQKIARFMGERKNIEILENDFAKLSVLSESMDKKLVELASADDELQRYQVQIRRIEESIADVNTRYDRLEKKGTVLDQTVQSIDAAFEDLKTVEKDIKSVQSKLYTIPPELQDIQEKMEYLISNQEKAEKAREQLDTIDELLGELEGRIEKLHNAREWLAGTETRLQDISKNSENQLKLLADLVKTEKPVNKTEGATTVGTRENVLKLFRSGWTQDAIANALNLSQGEVQLILELAEK, encoded by the coding sequence ATGTCAATGCAACTTTTGGCCTCCGCGATAACGCTTATGCTTTCTCTGATGCTGATTCTTTTTTTTCGGCAAATGGATAAAAACAGCCGTTCGATAGAAAAAGCAAAAAAATACGGCGACCGTGTTAAAGATGAAATAGAAGGGTTTGTTAAGGAGCGGACGCAGAATTTGCGTGATGCGGCAATCGAGCTTGATGCAAAACTTTCGCAAGCCATTGCGGCTGTTAATCGGCTCGATTCCATATACAACGATTTTATGAAAAAGTCCGATGTGTTGACTGCCCGTTCATCATCCATCGATGCAATAGAAAAAAATGTTGCGGGGGCGGAGGAGACTATTAAGACCGTTATGGATATGGCTGCCCTTGCGGAAAAAAATCTTGCGCGGGTCAGTCAGGAATCCGACTTTGTCGATTCGCTTGCAAAAAAAATTACGGATGCACGGAGTGAATTGAATCATATTTCAAAACTGATGCCCGAAATGCAGGATAGCTTTTATAAGCAGAATCGTGAACATCTCCAGATGCTTGAAGAACAGCTTACTGCGGGTTTCAATAATACCATTAGCGCTTTTGAAAACAGGGTTACCGGCGCAGAGAAAAAAAGTGCGGAATTGCTCGAGGTAACCTCAATCCAATTGAACGACCTTTATAAAAAGGCGTTTACGGAGGCGAGCAAAAAAGCGCAAAACCTTGGCGATGAATCTTTTGCTAAATTGCAGAACCAAATGGAAATGCAGATGCAGCATTATAAGTCGGTGCTTGATGACCGTTCCGCAGCGCTTGAGGCGGAGATTACCGCCGGTATGACCGAAAATAAAGCGCTTGCCCAAAAGTTTAAACAGGATTGGCAAGAGGAAGCGGATAAGTTGGAAAGTTCACTGCATTCAAAATTCAGCGCTGCGGAGATTGCCTTTACACAGCGCATCACCAACCTTGAAAAAGGCTTGGAGAAAACCGAGGCGGATATGCAGAATACGAACCGGCAGCTTGATTCGCGGCTGACGGAATTTGAAACGGGATTAAATACCCGCCTCGAAAAAACGGCGGCAAAGGCAGCGCAAAGCCTGACCGCGCTGTCTCAATCGGCAGATACAAAGTTTGCCGAATATAAAAAACAAGCGGCCTACTATTACGAAAAATTTGATAAGTCCATTGCCGGTATCGATAAGCTTTCTGCCGAGATGGAAAAAGCGCAAGAATCGGTAAAAGATCGGCTTTTGCAAGACTTTGGAAAACATACCTATACCATGCAGGAAAAATACAACGGATTCGAAAAACATTTTTCCGAACGAGCGAATGCGCTTGCCGGTCGCTTGCAGGAGATAACCGAACAGCTGAACGTTCTGCGTGAAGAATCGCAAGCCGCGCTCTCCGAAAAGCTGCATACTTTTGAAACCGATTTTTCAAGCGAGTTGACCCGCCGCAGCGATGCGCTCAGCGGAGACATTCAAAAACTGCGGAACGATGTTACCGAACGGCTTGCGCTGATGGGGTCGGAAAGCGAGTCGGCACGTAAGGATTTGGAAGATGCGTATAAACAGGATCTAAAAGCGCGGCTTGCGCAAACGGCGGAGGAGTACAAGGGGCACTTTGCAAAATTCAAAGAAGATATTGCTGCAATCGAAGAGGGGATTGCCAAACGTATTACGGCAAGCGACGAGGCGCTCTTAGCCTACAACACTCAGTTTAAGAATATGATGGATCAGACAAAGGAAAAAGCTCAAACATATATGCGCAATGAGCTTTCCGGTCTCAAGCTTGAACTGCAGGAATCGATGCGGCAGCAGAGTGTTGAAGTTGAAAATGTTACAAAAGAGGTGAAAAACTGGCTTGATACGGTTAAACAAGAATCAGGCGGGCAGCTCGATGCAGCTAAAGCCGATTTTGAAACATGGAAGGCGCGTATCGATCAACAACTGGCAGAGATGCGGACTACGGTAGACGAAAAGGTTGCTAATTTTACTGCATCGACGGAACGAGCTATCGAAGGCATCGGTTCAAAATACACCTCGTACTATAAAGATTTCAGCGTGAAAAGCGACGAGGCGCTTAAACTGATGCAGCAGAGAATCAATGATCTGAATGCAAAGGTGCAGAGCGCCGAAGAAGAATTTTCTGCACAGGTGCGCAGCGTTACCGAAACCTTTACGCGCGATGCGGAACAGGCTACCAACGAGCTGGATAAACGGATTAACAACGCGACGGGGGAAGCAAATCATTCGCTTGACAACATCAGGGAGCTGGTACACGGCCTGCGCAGTGAAGTGGAAGAAACGCAGCATGATTTATTCGAAAAGATACGACGCGATTCCGAGCAGCTGACCGAAACCGTAGAAGAAATCGATAAGCGGCAAAACGCCTTTATTACGCAGACGCGCGTATTTGACCGTGCAGACGAATTGAAGGCTGATTTGGAACAAAACATCGAAAAGTTGAAGGCGGAGGTTACCCGCTTTGAAATCTACCGCAATACAATGGATGATCTGAATCTGAAATACGAAAAGGTAACTCATCTTGAAGAGGAAGCAACACAGAAAATCGCGCGATTTATGGGTGAGCGTAAAAATATTGAAATTTTGGAAAACGATTTTGCAAAACTGAGTGTGCTGTCCGAGTCGATGGATAAAAAGCTTGTTGAGCTTGCTTCGGCTGATGATGAATTACAGCGCTATCAGGTACAGATTCGGCGTATTGAAGAAAGCATTGCCGATGTAAATACCCGCTATGACCGCTTGGAGAAAAAAGGTACCGTGCTCGATCAAACGGTACAGAGCATCGATGCTGCCTTTGAAGATTTAAAGACGGTTGAAAAAGATATTAAGTCGGTACAGAGTAAGCTCTACACCATTCCGCCCGAACTGCAGGATATTCAAGAAAAGATGGAGTATCTTATTTCCAATCAGGAAAAAGCGGAGAAGGCGCGGGAGCAGCTTGATACCATCGATGAATTGCTTGGAGAGCTTGAGGGGCGCATTGAAAAACTGCACAATGCCCGTGAATGGCTTGCCGGTACTGAAACGCGCTTACAAGATATATCGAAGAATTCCGAAAATCAGTTGAAACTGTTGGCGGATTTGGTTAAGACCGAAAAACCGGTCAACAAAACGGAGGGAGCAACGACAGTCGGTACCCGTGAGAATGTGTTAAAGCTCTTTAGAAGCGGATGGACGCAGGACGCTATTGCCAATGCCCTCAATCTATCGCAAGGAGAAGTGCAGCTCATCCTAGAGCTTGCCGAAAAATAA
- a CDS encoding CarD family transcriptional regulator, with translation MTECSFTVKERVVYPGQGVGEIVEISERKFKDEMLTYYVIYFDESDMTVLVPALKAAELGIRTIVSADEAQAALAFLSEKFDPIPSDWKMRYQMNLDLFKTGSILDNASIVRSLYHRSKIKELPIQERKLYDSAYRIFYDELSYALQKPKQEIEAMIHSYLEVLSKNAPAGKQDSIDEDIFDDGMNDMNDEDDFDDDE, from the coding sequence ATGACTGAATGTTCATTTACAGTGAAAGAACGGGTTGTCTATCCCGGTCAAGGTGTCGGAGAAATCGTCGAAATAAGTGAAAGAAAATTCAAAGACGAAATGCTGACGTATTACGTCATTTACTTTGATGAATCCGACATGACGGTTCTTGTACCTGCTCTTAAGGCGGCTGAACTAGGTATTAGAACAATCGTTTCCGCCGATGAAGCGCAAGCTGCGCTCGCCTTTTTATCCGAAAAGTTTGATCCCATCCCAAGCGATTGGAAGATGCGGTACCAAATGAACCTCGATTTATTCAAAACGGGGAGCATTTTAGACAATGCCTCCATCGTCCGCTCGCTCTACCATCGCAGTAAAATCAAAGAACTTCCTATTCAAGAACGTAAATTATACGATTCTGCATATCGCATCTTTTACGACGAGCTTTCTTATGCACTACAAAAACCGAAACAGGAAATCGAAGCGATGATCCATTCATATCTGGAGGTTTTAAGTAAAAACGCTCCTGCCGGGAAACAAGATTCAATCGATGAAGATATATTTGACGACGGTATGAACGATATGAACGACGAAGACGACTTCGATGACGACGAATAA
- a CDS encoding TetR/AcrR family transcriptional regulator has translation MDDTTTNDNSKNEILNTAIRLFSQKGYEGVGVQEICDNAGITKPTLYYFFKSKQGLLQAIADSKGAELLQRLSDAAVYEHDFLKSLTRILTAAIDFALAHPAFFNLHSVLLNAPDNAETEAVYAPLKKRFDSVFAEFFIKSANEFGNMRGKEELYSILYHNNVISVALLCVQHKLPKDDQTIYRVIHSFVYGVA, from the coding sequence ATGGATGATACAACAACAAACGATAACAGCAAAAACGAAATTCTCAACACGGCAATACGTCTTTTTTCTCAAAAAGGATATGAGGGAGTAGGGGTGCAGGAGATTTGCGATAACGCCGGTATCACAAAACCGACGTTGTACTACTTTTTCAAAAGCAAGCAGGGACTCTTGCAGGCAATAGCGGATTCCAAGGGCGCGGAGCTATTGCAACGTTTGAGTGATGCTGCAGTGTACGAGCACGATTTTCTTAAAAGTCTAACACGCATTTTGACTGCAGCAATCGATTTTGCACTTGCGCATCCCGCCTTTTTTAATCTGCACAGCGTACTCTTAAATGCACCCGATAATGCGGAAACCGAGGCTGTCTACGCGCCGCTAAAAAAGCGTTTTGATTCGGTATTTGCAGAATTTTTTATAAAATCCGCAAACGAGTTCGGCAATATGCGCGGGAAGGAAGAGCTCTATTCGATACTGTATCACAATAATGTCATTTCGGTAGCACTGCTGTGTGTCCAGCACAAACTGCCTAAAGATGATCAAACGATTTATCGCGTTATACATAGCTTTGTCTACGGTGTCGCTTAA
- a CDS encoding HAD family hydrolase produces the protein MIVSKIPGIEAIAFDIDGTLYPAWKLTLRAIPFFTRHIRFMKAFGKVRHILHGYSSSDPDKVLPDFFNVQNELLATHLNISPQEVSDFLDREIYRGWKKKFVRIRPYPFAKEAIIRLKEAGFKIGILSDFPPEQKGSVWGILPLCDVALDSEALGALKPSRIPFLKLAEALNTPCERILYVGNSKAYDVAGASSVGMKTAYIQNPLVSFFRKKPPYADISFSNYRQFLNYVL, from the coding sequence ATGATTGTAAGCAAAATCCCCGGCATTGAAGCTATTGCATTCGATATAGACGGCACGCTCTATCCTGCATGGAAGCTGACGCTGCGTGCTATTCCATTTTTTACCCGCCATATCCGTTTTATGAAAGCCTTTGGAAAAGTTCGTCATATTTTACACGGATACAGTTCATCTGATCCGGATAAAGTGCTGCCGGATTTTTTTAATGTGCAAAACGAATTGTTGGCAACTCATCTTAATATCTCCCCGCAAGAAGTAAGCGATTTTTTAGACAGAGAAATATATAGGGGATGGAAAAAGAAATTTGTGCGTATCCGTCCGTATCCTTTTGCAAAAGAAGCGATCATACGATTAAAAGAGGCGGGGTTTAAAATCGGTATTCTATCGGATTTTCCGCCCGAACAGAAAGGTTCCGTATGGGGCATTCTTCCACTCTGCGATGTTGCATTGGACTCCGAAGCGCTCGGCGCTCTTAAACCTTCCCGAATCCCGTTTCTTAAACTTGCCGAAGCCTTGAACACGCCGTGCGAACGGATACTGTATGTTGGGAATAGTAAAGCCTATGATGTCGCAGGCGCTTCTTCAGTCGGTATGAAGACCGCTTATATCCAAAATCCGCTTGTTTCATTTTTTAGAAAAAAACCGCCGTATGCGGATATTTCCTTTTCAAACTATCGTCAATTCTTAAACTATGTGTTATAA